From the genome of Nicotiana sylvestris chromosome 1, ASM39365v2, whole genome shotgun sequence:
attatgcctaaattaaatattttacgctaatatgtaaaagatcttggggagggtcaaaaatcacatgtctacaatggtaaaaatattttaaattttttttcctATAGAATCAATAGCTACTTCATAAATTTTCCCACCCTCTGAAATATAAGCAAATAAATTTGCAAGATctgcaagataaactaaatagttcgaaatagtaggataatattgcccagaaaattcatgaaatctttctaaaaaatctacaagcattttaacattagcccaatccgcatttgtaaggtgctcatcatcactTACATGAGCATTAAACATTGAGTTTATGTGATTTCTATATTCATAtacaacaactaaactttcatacatgtaatccATCTAGTTAGACAAGGTTTAGGAACAtttctttctcttaggccaaattcatcgcatcttttaaaatattctctaagtctacttctacggtttgaataaaaaatttcagttaagagccattttaaccttttcaatttcaacatttaaaattctcatacTATCACCCataattaaatggtaaatatgacaaatacatttaatatgaaaaatattactaaatgcaggatttagtgtagtggtAAGAGATGCTACATCATTAGTGTTACTAGTAGTATTATTCATTGAAATTGgcattattttatcactaatgcaaaaatatctacaaatatctgtaaCAGTGCTAGAAATAAACTGCCCTGTGTGaagtgaattaattattctataagcaataatgcgcttttgcattatccactcttcatcaatccaatgacttgtaacagtaagATAATCGCAGTCATTATCATTTCTATCAATATCAGTAATAATAGCAACACGATAATTAATATGAGTAAAGAAataacgcaaatattgttcatattcatgtttatatttataaatattgctCTTTACGATTGTGAGAGGCcttcctttataagtaggattaaaatcTCTTccaatataatgcacaaagtggGGATTAGACGAAAAATtgtagggtaagcacataacagtaatcatttttgccaattcttccctatcttttcttgggtcataatataaaatatcatcggtaacagtgttaattcccggttgaaatTGATTTGACCCGGTACTAGGGTCAGGCTGACTAGTTGGACTTGACCCCCCAGCcgcagctttcatttgaaaatatTTAGCTTTATTTTTAGGGTGTATCATTATGTGTCTCCTCAAACTTTCCGTCCCTCcatcaaaccccccccccccgatcAACATAGTTAAAAGCTAACTCtttgccacaagttttacacttagctttattttttttcttatttgaataaaaaaaatggcctaacaagagatgtttcagcccgtttagaaggttgtctagaaAAAGTAGGGGTAGTAACAGGGGGTCAACCGGGGCATCATTTGAATTAGTTGGGTTAACTTGAACAACAGGACTAGTGGGTGTATCATCATCCGATTGTGTTTCATCTAAATCTATTTcctgctcatcttcttcatcaatagTTGGATTACCATAAAGAGAATTCATATATTCATGATCTAAGTTTTCACCACCTCCAACATTATGCACATATTGACTCTCCgtaaattgtaataaagtatTATCACTATTAAGAATAGGAGCAGGTGGAGAGCGGGTATGGGTTTGGGTAGGGGAGGTCGGGGAATTAGAGGAGGAATAGTTTGCCACTAGATTCACCACTCTTGggttttcccttatttttactaaacatttttttaagGAATAGGCCATCTTATTTATAATTATACAAAGtaattaaataaaacaaacaaaactataatattaaaattaaagagttagaacgagtttaccgaattgacgaacaacttgttgaaattaattatcgttgaagacttgaatacttcaattcaccaactttaCAATTTCTTACACAAGTTGCAACAACGAAGTAACCTattttagaagaaaattagagagagattgatgatttggtgaataaaaatgaaagaattagggggtatttatagttgaaaataaataaaaagtgtaattataaaaagtttagggggttaaatgactattttataaATAGCCAACGACTATTTTGGCAGCAATAACAGCTACATTTTAAATGGGCAACGGTCAGAAATTTAATtgagaatttttattttatttttaaaattagtcGTTGGTAACCGGTTGAGACTGTTTGGGACCGGTTGAACCGACCCACTTAGGAGCCGGTCCTGGGCCCAAACGGTCCCAGGCCTAACGAGCCCCTACTATGAACCGGCCCACATGGGCCTGTATATCTCCTTTGTGTCGGGCTTAAACGGGTAGGACCGTTTAGGCCCACTACCCATATGGGCTCGCGGGCCTGGGCAGGTCCTGGGCCTAACCGACCCACTTGCAACccttaggggtcatttggttagaatacgatttataccggtataagttatgccggtataagttatattgggataagttatgctgtGATTAGTTATGCTGGAATtgttattcattgtttggtatgttgtattaagaatgacaattgcataatttctaaaaagaaggtataagttataccgatGCTAATTAtcccaccttctataaggtataagttatcccagtgttaaaattaacaccgggataacttatacctggtttgctaaccaaacagaatattaaggtggtattaaatttttatactacCCTTATGCCTCACACCAAACGACCCTTAATCTACTATAATAAATAAATgcctaaattttcattttttttccagtCCTTTGCCATGCTGTACCCATTGCTTCTCTGGTTTTCACTTTTCACCAGGTTAAAAGGACTGTTTTAAcctcctttccatatctttttttttttcaaaaaaaaaaaaaaattaaacaaaagaaTTCCTTCCCATATCTTCAAGATCATTCTTTGCTATCTACCTCGGAACCTCCGAATTCTAAtattttcaagctctttttttttttttttcgttttctttgCTGCTGCTATTAAATTACTTGGGGACTCGTTCTTCGTTTTTGGTATTTGAGGTACAGTAATATTTTTATGCTGAGAAATTATGAGCTAATTACCAAAATGTCTACATTgtgattatattttattttcttgattttATATTTCCATGTTTTGTATTGAATTTATCATTACTTTCTTGTACCATCTTTGTTTAATTAGTCCATGCAATCTTTTATTTTATGTTAAATGACTATTTGATGTTTTAGCTTCTGTGATAAGCAAGAAATGgtatttgaaaaaagaaaagaagaataaattTCTAATCTTTTTCAGTTGGCTATTCAATTGAAGGTTGTTTTTGCAACAACATTGTTCCTTAACAGTGACTGTAGTATTGATTTGATTAAGAATGAATGGAAAATTAGTTTTGAGcttctttttatcattttcatgattttagtTCATGGACATGAACTGAAATGGGGAAATGAAGAATATATAAAATTAACCACAAGAAAAGTTAATTTATTTAATTACTCAATTTTCAAAGTGGAGGCAAAAGACACAAGGTTATTTCGTTCCATCAGTCTAAGCTTTGATGGGCAGAGTTATCCGGTACTTGTGAGTGGAATAGTCGAGGTGCGCAAGCTTGGCCAGACACCACCGTCATTAAAAAAGTTATTTTGGTTACTTTATTTAAGGGGCTAGCCTGACCTGTGAGTTCTTTTGTCAGCTGTTTTTTTAGTCCTAAGTAGCTATCAGGAATCTTGGTGTGATTTTCAGTTGATTTTTTATTTAGCTAACCGCGGAAAGATAGAAATCCATGGCAGCAAAAAATTTGTTAGTCTTGTATTTTCTCTTCGGTTTTCTGATTGGTTTGCTTGTTGTTGCtccttccttttatctttcctgaGCCGATGTTTTACTGAAAACAGTCTCTTTGTCTTCTTAAGgttaggggtaaggtttgcatacacactgccctccccagacctcgcttgtgggattacactgggtttgttgttgttgttgtttgcctCTTTGAGCTGTTAGTCCTTTTAGGATTTCTGCTAAACTTTTATCAGTTTGGCTGCGCAATTACACTTGGCCACTTTTCTCTCTTATCTAATTGAAACATAAGGACTAGGTATGTGAGTTTTATCACCCTAAAGTTATGGGTTTCATGTCAACACATAGGTTTTCTAGTGGTTTATGTGGAACAGTGGAAGGACTTTTGGAATTGAAAGAAACACAAACTGCAGTCGAAACGTGGCTAAACATATTATGAAAATTATCcaagatttcatgattttgaaatGATATTCATCCTACATGCCGGTAACAAGGTTAACTAATGTAGACATACTCATTAATTAGGTTTTCTAATTTAGATTCAACCAACTAGGTCTAATTGCAACACAACCACTGATTGATTTAAAGATCGTCAATAGGAATATGATAGATAAGCTGTTAAAACCAACATTAATAAAACACTCTCTAGATTCAACTACTCACTTTCCAAGTTCTCTTGATTTGTTCTCATTTAAGGAAGAAGGTCAAGTTTTTCTGAGAGGAGCCCAGATGGTAAGAATATCAGTTCTATCGTGTTAGAGGGAGAATATGTTTCTGTGGAGTGCTGTGCTAAGTAACCAGTTTTCCAACAGCTCATTGGGTTTGTGATGAATACTAATCAGTTTTCGCAATGTAGTCAACTGCTGAACTTTTATCCTTTAGTTGCACAGACTCTTCACTTTCAGTGCCGCACCCGTCTTGACACGACATAGGTGTGGGTGCGGGATCCGTACGGGATCCGATCAACCtattttgggtactttgaccaaAATTGAGCTGAGAAATTTGGGACAAATACAATGATTTTCGAGATCAAAACAAAAGCTAGggtgaaatttaagaaaatagAATACCTTGTATATTGAAAATTCTATGTTGGTCCTTTTCCTTTTATATCCTTCTCAGATTCTCCTCTTGATCAATAGTTTCTCCTCCTCGGAATACCTTGTAGTTTGGCACATAATGTCTCATAATTAAGGCATATTTTTATAACTCTACTTTTAGATATTCTTAgccgaaccccccccccccccccggtacTGGAGATCTGCACCTCCGGATCTTAGAATTTAGATCATGAAGCATCCGACCTCTAGATCCGTAGCCGTATCGAACACCCGCACGAGTCTGAGCAACTTAGTCCTGCAATATGCTTTATAATCCTGTCTTACAACGTATAGAAGAAATTGATGTCACCTATCTTTTTGCAGTGGATGAAATGGCAGCAGCATCAGCAACTACTTTCTCAGTTGGTTCAGCTACATCCTTTGGCTCTACAAAATCACAATCAAAGGCCTTTGTTGCGAAATACAATACCAGGAACTACCTTAGGAATTTCAGTGGCCTCAAGGCAGAGGCATTTGTACGATGTGAATCGGAGTCATCATTTTTGGGGAGGGAAAGTGCTGCAGCTCTTCGACAATCCATTCCTCCCAAGGCCCAAATAGAAAAGCAGAGATGCTTCAACCATGTTCAGCCTCAAGCATCTTATAAAGTGGCTATTCTGGGAGCTGCTGGTGGGATAGGCCAGTCTCTAGCACTGCTGATTAAGATGTCACCGCTAGTTTAATCATTGCACCTCTACGATATTGCAAATGTCAAGGGAGTTGCCGCAGATCTCAGACATTGCAACACTCCCGCACAGGTTTTTGACTTTACGGGAGCTTCTGAATTGGCCAATTGCTTGAAAGGTGTAGATGTAGTTGTCATACCAGCTGGCGTTCCCAGAAAGCCTGGTATGACAAGGGACGACTTGTTCAACATTAATGCCAATATTGTGAAAGGCTTAGTTGAGGCTGTTGCCGACAACTGCCCAGATGCCTTTATCCACGTTATCAGCAATCCAGTCAACTCCACAGTGCCGATTGCTGCTGAGATTCTTAAGCAAAAGGGTGTTTACGATCCTAAAAAACTCTTTGGTGTTACGACCCTAGACGTTGTCAGGGCAAACACATTCGTCGCTCAGAAGAAAAACCTGAGACTCATAGATGTTGATGTCCCAGTGGTTGGTGGACATGCCGGGATAACAATTCTGCCTTTGCTGTCAAAGACAAAGCCGTCAACTACTTTTACTGACGAAGAAGTGCAGGAACTAACGGTGAGGATCCAAAATGCCAGGACAGAGGTTGTTGAGGCAAAGGCTGGAGCAGGATCTGCAACACTGTCAATGGCATATGCAGCGGCTAGATTTGTTGAGTCCTCTCTTCGTGCCATCCATGGTGATGCTGATGTTTACGAGTGTACTTATGTTGAATCTAACTTGACAGAACTTCCATTCTTTGCGTCGAGAGTTAAACTAGGAAGAAATGGCGTTGAGGCTTTGATTTCGTTTGATCTCAAAGGATTAACCGAGTATGAACAAAAAGCTTTGGAAGCTTTAAAGCCAGAGTTGAAAGCTAGCATTGAGAAGGGGATAGCCTATGCTAAAAAAGAAACAGTGACTGCTTAGAATGTTAGTACTATATATCATGAAGAATGACAAGATATTTTTAGATTGTTATAAGGGAAGATTCTCGGCATGACAGTTTTGTATGATTCAATTATTaggtccattcttttttttttttttttgggtctgAACTAGTGTAAGCTGTGTTGTATTTGCTATGGAAGAATGCACCAGCATTCCCAGTTTTGTTGGGTTAATTCCTCGTCCATTTTATGATGTTGTTATATAGCTGTTTCAATGTATTGCCAAGAGCACCCGATGGCGTGGCCTAATGGTTAATGAAGTGGTTGAGAACTTAAGGTAGAGTATATAGGACTCTATATTAGTAATATAGGGTGTATATATCCTTAATAGGATATATTAGTAATGTTGGGATATGTTAGTAATGTTGAAATTAGTCATACTAAAATTAGTTATGTTGGGATTATTTTTTAACGActatttgatttggtgttttaaAAATAACATGTAttacatatttttttaaaattgtttatttaaaaaaataccgTTCATATTCTTTAGCTTTGTATTTGGAAAAGGTTTTGAAATGTTATTTCTATCTTTATACATGCTTATCCATGTATTAAGAATATGGTGGATAACAAGTATTAGTTGTAGAAAAATACCATCAAACAAGGATTAATGATATCAAAACTAATACATATATTACTTTCCCTAATGCATCTTATCAAACGACTTCTAAGTGATTTTTACAAAGTTACTGATACCTATTGGTGGTGCGAGATATCCCTGGAATTAATTCAGGTATGCGCAAGCTGTCCCGGACACGacgaatataaaaaaaaattattgccaAGAGGTAGGTTCATGACGTGAGATGTTATGCTCAAGCAAATCGGTACAAAAGGGTAAGTAATCAGGTTGGTCAACCACCTGATTCAGCGCAATCGTCAACCGTTTGATCTTTGAGGGTAGGCTCCACTATTTTCCCTCGTAACGGAGAGGAGTTCCTCTGTCACCCGTTTCGGCGGGAATGAGGACGATCGTTATGGCCTTCTGGGCTATGACCCGAAAATACCCTTGCTTCTGTAACCAAATGACAAATGTgacattttttctatttattccTTCACTTCAGTTTATTTCAAAATACGTTAATAATTCACTTTTGGTTGTTTGGTACAAAAAATGTGATAACGTGCTTgattattttattcaattttgGCTAATTcaattttatcaaaaaaaaaaaaaaattcccgcTGCAATCTTATTTCCCACCCGTTGATCGATTATTATGTGATGATTTTCATAGCAGAAATATTTGTTTTACTATTTAAATTATTAACTTTGGTGTAAATTCTTTTGTATAATAATAGGagtatttcttattttcttttgcgAAATTAGCATGTTACAAAATTTATGAAAGTTAATGAGCTTAACTCCTCCATTCCAGTTAACCAGTTTTAGTTCGTTACAAGTGAAATGATTGATCTCAAGTTAATGTAACAAAGTTCTTTGTGGTATGCATTATATTGGTAAGTTATCGTAATTgtatttgtatttttcttttgacTTTTTGAGTGAAAATAAAAGCAGAACCAGAATATTAACTAATTTAAGATCAATAGTTTGGTCTTCGATAGTTCGGCGAATAGTCAAATTTTTTGTATTTCTTCAGGACATCTCTGGAGACAAACAAGATTCATGGTATAATTAGAATTTACGACAATGATCTTGACGAAGAATCAGGATAATAAATAATAAGATAAAATAAATCAGCAAAAAATTGGTCACAAGCAAGACATTGGATTATTATTCACTTATGTTTTTGGATATAATTAATTGGAACACTTTCTATTAAAACACTCATTGTATAAATCCAACCCATAAGGTTAATTATGAAAATTTATATGTTCAATAGTTATTTATATTGAATATTTTAtggaaatttaaaatatttaaaggtTTAACATCATTGAGATGTTAAGAAACCTAACAATGAAGTGAATAATAGGTAATTTAAGACGTTATCAAATATATTTTGTATTGAATTGTTATATATAATAGTTTTTTTGAATCATGTTATTTAAGTTATTTGTATTACAAGCTATATAATTATGATATTTTGTGCCGTTAAATGTTGCTCACTGATCACTTGAtttatttcctttattttgataaaattatatttttgccACATTGCATTAAGAAGCAAAATAACAATTGTAAATTTGTTGAAACAAGTAAAACTTTAATTTGCTATGATTAGTTACTTTAATAATACTAGTACATATAATATTACTAAAGGTCTATCAAATATAAATTTTTTACCTTCGCAAGGTAGGAGTAAAGTCAGCGTGCAcccttgtcacgacccgaattccccatcatcgggagtcgtgatgacgcctactgccggagctagacaagccaaccttaacataccttttcaacaagataataataaaaacaagaaattcaagcggaagccttaatttaatatttaatgaACAAAAATGtggaaaaattaacatcatcctctacccaagatttagtgtcacaatactcacggactactataagatactacaaataagagtttgaaagaaaatacataaggagtctgcttcgatacaatgaaaacaaacagaaatgaaatagatgagactcaaggcccacgcacgccagcgaactacctaggagtctctggactgaaggcacgctcccaatctactgctactgcCGTCCGTAAACTACtcccgaatctgtgcacaaaaagggcacagaagtgtagcatcagcacaaccgaccccatgtgctggtaagtgcctggcctaaccccggcgaggtagtgacgaggctagaccggacctacctcaaataacctgtacagatatatgtgcaacaacggaaagatatacagaatttaaacagataatagggaggggacatgctgtggggtgtaacaatttagatataagaccaacgaacagagagatggaaactgaataattagcatctatgaaagagagcaagtgaatcaacaactgcacggcaccaaccttcgtgcttttactctcaattctcaccaaaactgtcaaatatagtgcacggcatcacccttcgtgcttttcctcacataactctcacatcaaggcacggaatgacccttcgtgctcaaataattagagacatggcacggaaagacccttcgtgcataaataattagagacatggcacggaaagatccttcgtgcataattatcaaaatatggcacggaaagacccttcgtgcataaataatTAGAGACAAGGCACGGAAAGatccttcgtgcataattatcaaaatatggcacggaaagacccttcgtgcataatcgctcttcctcacccaatcatcagtcacaaccaatcgaggaagggaatatacaacaagattaaacatcccggcaagggagaacaaatcaacaataagtcccgacaagggaaaaataccacacttccttctttaactcatctgcttctcaactatcacttcataattatattagcaagtaattagctcaaccgtttcacatctttcgaatttaaaagcaactacgactcacggtcatgctagactccggtgcatagataaccgtcaccatgcctatacactatactccacagttaacacgtagcaaataactttcaaatcctaatccctcaagccaaagttagaacagacacttacctcgaatgctccaaactcaactcacgcttctagtatagctttacctcttgattccaccaccaatccgctcgaatctagtcataagttacttaatcacattaataatttctaaatgaatcatccccaatgcatgaaaatagatttttcaagatttttcccaaaaggtcaaaaatacccacggacccacgtggtcgaaactcgaggttcggaccaaaacccggttacctattcccccatgaatccaaatatatgatttgtttttaaatcggaccccaaattgaggtccaacttctcaatttgtagaaaacctaggttctaccaaaacacccaattttccccatgaaaatctttgatttgaagttgaaattatgttaaaagatgttaagggataaaaaaattaagttagaaatcacttaccaatcgttttggagaagaaaagttgtttggaaaatcgcctcttaggttttggatttttgaaaagtgaaaaatgactgagatttccgaacttgtatacctttttGAGGACCtggcgcagaccgcacaaaaatgtgttgcgtcCGCGCCGAATGGGAAAAAAATttgggcttctctgaacccttccagcgcggaccgcactgttttggtgcgcggccgcgctggttgacctgaaaccctagccctcagactcagccacgcggaccgcacaaaaatgcatcgcggccgcgcggctccagcgcggaccgcgcggaaatggccgcggccgcgctggtgtctgcaacacctgaacctgcattttcttaagtccaagacctcccgggccccattcaaaactcacccgagccctcggggctccaaaccaaacatgcacacaaccttaaaaatatcttacagacttactcgtgcgatcaaatcgccaaaataacatcatatacataggatcaagcctcaaacacatgattttctttctttaactttcataactcaaattctccatttttagtccgaaacacgtcatatgacgtccgtttttagccaaattttacagatagtgcttaacacatatttacgacttgtaccgggcgtcggagccaaaatacgagcccgatacctatattttctaactccttttcatttcaaattttcatatcaaatttcaaaaaaacaatttctttcaaaaattcatttctcgggcttgggacctcagaatttgattccgggcacacgcccaagtcccatatttttctacggaccctccgggaccgtcgaatcacaggtccgggtccgtttacccaaaatgttgaccgaagtcaacattatgcatattaataccaaaattcatcaaatatttcacataattcacatattctaacataaaaactttccggctacgcgcccgaactgcgcacgccaatcgaggcaactaaaagcgaggttttcaaggcctcgaaagcatggaacaaggaagaactacggtgatgacccttcgggtcgtcacattctccacctccgaaacaaccgttcgtcctcgaacggacaaaagaaagaagtacttgagtcgggaaataattgaggataacggctccgcatatcgcactcggactcccaagtcgatgcctcaggaggctgacctctccactgaacacgcaccgaaggaaaactcttcgacctcaactgtcgaacctgccggtctagaatagccaccggctcctcctcatatgacagatccttgtccaattggatagtgctgaaatctaacacgtgcgatggatctccgcgatacttccggagcatagatatatgaaacacgggatgcacagctgacaagctaggtggcaaggcaagtctataagccacctctcccacacgatcaagaatctcaaatgaaCCGATGAACCtggggctgagcttgcccttcttcccaaatctcatcacgcccttcataggcgatacacggagcaatacctgctcaccaaccatgaaggcaacatctctgaccttgcggtctgcgtaactcttctgtctggactgagctgtacgaagtctatcctgaataatcctggccttgtccaaggcttcctgaaccagatccgtacccaataatcgagcctctcccggctcaaaccatccaactggagactgacatcgcctaccatacaacgcctcatacagagccatctgaatgctggactggtagctattgttgtagcgaactctgctaaaggcaaaaactggtcccacgagcctccaaaatcaatgacacaggctcggagcatgtcctcaagaatctgaatagtcctctcggactgaccgtccgtctggggatgaaatgttgtactcaactcaacctgggtgcccaactctcgctgaaccgctctccagaaatgcgaggtaaactgcgtaccccgatccgaaatgatagatagcggcaccccatgaaggcgaacaatctccctgatataaatctcggctaacctttcggacgaataggtggctgcaacaggaacaaaatgcgctgacttggtcagcctatcaacaatgacccaaactgcatcaaactttttccgagtcatcggaagtccagtaacgaaatccatcgtaatcctctcccacttccactcgggaagtgcaatcctctgaaatagaccaccaggtctttgatgctcgtacttaacctgctgacaattcaaacaccgagacacatgcacaacgatgtctttcttcattttacgccaccaatagtgctgcctcagatcctaatacatcttcgcggcacccgggtgaatagaataccgagaactgtgggcctccgctaagatcaactctcgaatcccatcaacattgggcacacaaactcgcccctgcaatctcaatacaccatcatcatctaagttACTTttttggcacctccacgctgcaccgtgtctctcaagacacacaaatagggatcctcaaactgccgctcgcggatacgctctaatagtgaggaacgagcaaccgtgcaagttaacactctgctaggctcagaaatatccaacctcacaagacgattggccaatgcctgaacatccaaagcaagtgatctctggctgactggaatataagcaagactacccatgctggcggacttcctgctcaatgcatcggccaccacattggccttccccgggtggtataagatagtaacatcataatcctttagcaactctaaccacctcctctgcctcaaattcaactctttctgcttgaacagatactgaagactcttgtgatcagtgtaaacctcacac
Proteins encoded in this window:
- the LOC138868561 gene encoding malate dehydrogenase, chloroplastic-like; the protein is MLYNPVLQRIEEIDVTYLFAVDEMAAASATTFSVGSATSFGSTKSQSKAFVAKYNTRNYLRNFSGLKAEAFVRCESESSFLGRESAAALRQSIPPKAQIEKQRCFNHVQPQASYKVAILGAAGGIGQSLALLIKMSPLV
- the LOC104233498 gene encoding malate dehydrogenase, chloroplastic-like, producing the protein MTRDDLFNINANIVKGLVEAVADNCPDAFIHVISNPVNSTVPIAAEILKQKGVYDPKKLFGVTTLDVVRANTFVAQKKNLRLIDVDVPVVGGHAGITILPLLSKTKPSTTFTDEEVQELTVRIQNARTEVVEAKAGAGSATLSMAYAAARFVESSLRAIHGDADVYECTYVESNLTELPFFASRVKLGRNGVEALISFDLKGLTEYEQKALEALKPELKASIEKGIAYAKKETVTA